A window of the Polaribacter batillariae genome harbors these coding sequences:
- the rbfA gene encoding 30S ribosome-binding factor RbfA codes for MEETNRQQKIAGVLQKDLVDVLQKAAQDGMKGVIISVSKVYVTSDLGVAKVYLSIFPSEKRDEIVKGIQSNTPLIRHEMAKRTRNQLRRMPELLFFGDDTLDYIEDIDKSLKGEDENPIKNPDILPKRKKI; via the coding sequence ATGGAAGAAACAAACAGACAACAAAAAATAGCGGGAGTCTTACAAAAAGACTTGGTAGATGTGTTACAAAAGGCAGCACAAGATGGAATGAAAGGAGTAATTATTTCTGTTTCTAAAGTTTATGTAACTTCAGATTTGGGAGTTGCAAAGGTATATTTAAGTATTTTTCCTTCAGAAAAAAGAGACGAAATTGTAAAAGGAATTCAATCGAATACACCTTTAATTCGTCATGAAATGGCAAAAAGAACCAGAAATCAATTAAGAAGAATGCCAGAATTATTATTTTTTGGTGACGATACTTTAGATTATATAGAAGATATAGATAAATCTTTAAAAGGCGAGGACGAAAACCCTATTAAAAATCCTGATATTTTGCCAAAACGTAAAAAAATCTAA
- a CDS encoding ABC transporter permease has protein sequence MSDSAKAKSLSFPLFIAKRYLFTKTSNNAINIITIIASFGVIVGSFALFIILSGFSGLKTFNYRFLDFSDPDIKITTTKGKSFLLDDKTKQILADNSLIEIISKVIEERVFLEYNDKSEIAYIKGVDENYVQITQIDSSLSQGTWLQRDFRNTAVIGRGISNKLSLGILNYGEPLTINVPKPGTGFINPRQPFYKLETQIVGIYSGTEDFEGKYVFVDFKDASELLRFQENEITGLELKLKNSNEANLVAENLQEKLGTDFKIQTKEQLNEVLYKVINTENFVSYLIFTLIVIIALFNVIGAIIMMIIDKKQNLKTLLSLGASVKEIKKYLYYKGFC, from the coding sequence ATGTCAGATAGCGCGAAAGCAAAATCTTTAAGCTTCCCTTTGTTTATAGCTAAAAGATATTTATTTACAAAAACTAGCAATAATGCCATAAATATTATCACAATAATCGCTTCTTTTGGTGTTATTGTGGGCTCTTTTGCACTTTTTATTATCCTTTCTGGCTTTTCTGGCTTAAAAACATTTAATTATAGGTTTTTAGATTTTTCTGATCCAGATATTAAAATAACAACAACAAAAGGAAAATCTTTTTTGTTAGATGATAAGACAAAACAAATACTAGCAGATAATTCTCTCATAGAAATCATATCAAAAGTAATAGAAGAACGTGTTTTTTTAGAATATAACGATAAAAGTGAAATTGCCTATATAAAAGGTGTAGATGAAAACTATGTCCAAATTACACAAATAGATTCTTCCTTAAGTCAAGGAACTTGGCTTCAAAGAGATTTTAGAAATACAGCTGTAATAGGAAGAGGAATTTCTAACAAACTTTCTTTAGGAATTTTAAATTATGGAGAGCCATTAACAATTAATGTACCAAAACCTGGAACCGGTTTTATAAATCCTAGACAACCATTTTACAAGCTAGAAACCCAAATTGTTGGCATTTACTCTGGTACAGAAGATTTTGAAGGCAAATATGTTTTTGTAGATTTTAAAGATGCATCTGAACTTTTAAGATTTCAAGAAAACGAAATTACAGGTTTAGAATTAAAATTAAAAAATTCGAACGAGGCCAATTTGGTGGCAGAGAATTTACAAGAAAAATTAGGCACAGATTTTAAAATACAAACCAAAGAACAATTAAATGAAGTGCTTTATAAAGTAATTAATACAGAGAATTTTGTTTCTTATTTAATATTTACACTAATTGTTATTATTGCTTTATTTAATGTTATTGGGGCAATTATTATGATGATTATCGACAAAAAACAAAACCTAAAAACACTGCTTAGCTTAGGAGCTTCTGTAAAAGAAATTAAAAAATATTTGTATTACAAGGGTTTTTGCTAA
- the atpD gene encoding F0F1 ATP synthase subunit beta, whose product MSTTTGKVSQIIGPVIDVEFDTENTELPKIYDSLEIKKADGSILVLEVQQHIGEDTVRTIAMDATDGLSRGVEVIATGNPIQMPIGNDIYGRLFNVTGDAIDGLGSLKKEGNDGLPIHRAAPKFEDLSVSTEVLFTGIKVIDLIEPYAKGGKIGLFGGAGVGKTVLIQELINNIAKGHGGLSVFAGVGERTREGNDLLREMLESGIIKYGDDFMHSMEEGGWDLSKVDKAGMRDSKATFVFGQMNEPPGARARVALSGLTIAEYFRDGAGDGQGKDVLFFVDNIFRFTQAGSEVSALLGRMPSAVGYQPTLATEMGAMQERITSTKKGSITSVQAVYVPADDLTDPAPATTFAHLDATTVLSRKIAELGIYPAVDPLDSTSRILSAEILGDEHYNCAQRVKEILQRYKELQDIIAILGMEELSEEDKLVVHRARRVQRFLSQPFHVAEQFTGIPGVLVDIKDTIKGFNMIMDGELDKYPEAAFNLRGSIQDAIDAGEKMLAEA is encoded by the coding sequence ATGTCTACAACAACAGGAAAAGTTTCTCAAATTATTGGGCCAGTAATTGATGTTGAATTCGATACAGAAAACACAGAACTTCCTAAAATTTACGATTCATTAGAAATTAAAAAAGCTGATGGTTCTATTTTAGTATTAGAAGTACAACAACATATTGGAGAAGATACAGTTAGAACCATTGCTATGGATGCTACTGATGGATTGAGCAGAGGCGTTGAAGTTATTGCTACAGGAAACCCTATTCAAATGCCAATTGGAAACGATATTTATGGTCGTTTGTTTAACGTAACTGGAGATGCAATTGATGGTTTAGGAAGCTTAAAGAAAGAAGGAAATGATGGTTTACCAATCCATAGAGCTGCACCTAAATTCGAAGACTTATCTGTTTCTACAGAAGTTTTATTTACAGGAATTAAAGTAATTGATTTAATTGAACCATATGCAAAAGGAGGTAAAATTGGGTTATTTGGTGGAGCAGGAGTAGGTAAAACTGTACTAATTCAAGAATTAATTAACAATATTGCCAAAGGTCATGGTGGTTTATCTGTTTTTGCAGGAGTTGGTGAAAGAACTCGTGAAGGAAACGACTTATTGCGTGAAATGTTAGAATCTGGTATTATTAAATACGGAGACGATTTTATGCATTCTATGGAAGAAGGCGGATGGGATTTATCTAAAGTAGATAAAGCTGGAATGAGAGATTCTAAAGCAACTTTCGTATTTGGGCAAATGAACGAGCCACCTGGAGCACGTGCACGTGTTGCATTATCTGGTTTAACAATTGCAGAATATTTTAGAGATGGAGCAGGAGATGGTCAAGGAAAAGACGTACTTTTCTTCGTAGATAATATTTTCCGTTTTACACAAGCAGGTTCAGAAGTATCTGCATTATTAGGGCGTATGCCTTCTGCAGTAGGTTACCAACCAACATTAGCAACAGAAATGGGTGCAATGCAAGAACGTATTACATCAACTAAAAAAGGTTCAATTACCTCTGTACAAGCAGTTTATGTGCCTGCAGATGATTTAACAGATCCAGCACCAGCCACAACTTTTGCGCATTTAGATGCAACAACAGTATTGTCTCGTAAAATTGCAGAATTAGGTATTTATCCTGCAGTAGATCCTTTAGATTCTACTTCGAGAATTTTATCTGCAGAAATTTTAGGTGACGAACACTATAATTGTGCACAAAGAGTAAAAGAAATTTTACAACGATATAAAGAACTACAAGACATTATCGCAATTTTAGGTATGGAAGAATTATCTGAAGAAGATAAATTAGTAGTTCACAGAGCAAGACGTGTACAACGTTTCTTATCTCAACCATTCCATGTAGCTGAACAATTTACAGGTATTCCTGGTGTTTTAGTTGATATTAAAGATACCATTAAAGGGTTTAATATGATTATGGATGGTGAACTCGATAAATATCCAGAAGCTGCATTTAACCTAAGAGGTTCTATACAAGATGCAATTGATGCTGGAGAAAAAATGTTAGCAGAAGCTTAA
- a CDS encoding M28 family peptidase yields the protein MRNILFLIFLSYLISCKSEIDPKNRIKEDVTFLASDQLEGRQTGTQGEKKAAKYIANRFRELGLQPKGTQEYLQPFTFKPKTNPHDEVKFNVNGDGTITGNNVIGYIDNKAENTIIIGAHYDHLGFGGKGSLYKDAIKMVHNGADDNASGVAILLNLASKLKKKNTNNNYLFMAFSGEEMGLLGSNYFVKNPTINTKKVSYMINMDMVGRLKKDSTLAVYGTGTSPIFKQVLKSHNHNFKLIQQESGVGPSDHTSFYLADIPVLHFFTGQHEDYHKPGDDSEKLNYDGMYLIADYIFNLITDLDDNGKLAFSKTKNESENSPRFKVALGVIPDYMFDGKGMRIDGISEDKPAQKAGLQKGDIVVKLGDSLVTNMMSYMRALSVFEKGNKTKVVVKRGKKEVETTVIF from the coding sequence ATGAGAAACATTCTATTTTTAATCTTTTTAAGCTATTTAATTTCTTGTAAATCAGAAATCGACCCCAAAAACCGAATTAAAGAAGATGTTACTTTTTTGGCTTCGGATCAATTAGAAGGAAGACAAACAGGAACTCAAGGCGAAAAAAAAGCCGCCAAATATATTGCTAACCGTTTTAGAGAATTGGGTTTACAGCCTAAAGGAACACAAGAATATTTACAACCTTTTACTTTTAAGCCAAAAACAAATCCTCATGACGAAGTTAAGTTTAATGTAAATGGAGATGGAACCATTACTGGTAATAATGTGATTGGTTATATTGATAACAAAGCTGAAAACACCATAATTATTGGCGCTCATTACGATCATTTGGGGTTTGGTGGCAAAGGTTCTTTGTACAAAGATGCTATAAAAATGGTGCATAATGGTGCAGATGATAATGCTTCTGGTGTTGCAATTCTGCTAAATTTAGCTTCTAAATTGAAAAAGAAAAACACCAATAATAACTATTTATTCATGGCATTTTCTGGCGAAGAAATGGGCCTTTTAGGTTCTAACTACTTTGTGAAAAACCCCACAATTAATACCAAAAAAGTATCTTATATGATAAATATGGATATGGTGGGTCGTTTAAAAAAAGATAGTACTTTGGCTGTTTACGGCACTGGAACTTCGCCAATTTTTAAGCAAGTTTTAAAATCGCATAACCATAATTTTAAATTAATTCAACAAGAATCTGGTGTTGGACCAAGTGATCACACAAGTTTTTATTTGGCAGATATTCCTGTATTGCATTTTTTTACAGGACAGCATGAAGATTATCACAAACCAGGAGACGATTCAGAAAAACTAAACTACGATGGAATGTATTTAATTGCTGATTATATTTTTAATTTAATAACAGATTTAGATGATAATGGAAAATTAGCTTTTAGTAAAACCAAAAATGAAAGTGAAAATTCTCCTCGTTTTAAAGTGGCTTTGGGAGTAATTCCAGATTATATGTTCGATGGAAAAGGAATGCGAATTGATGGAATTTCCGAAGACAAACCCGCACAAAAAGCGGGCTTACAAAAAGGCGATATCGTTGTTAAATTAGGAGATAGTTTAGTAACCAATATGATGAGCTATATGCGTGCGCTATCTGTTTTTGAAAAAGGAAATAAAACAAAAGTAGTTGTAAAAAGAGGTAAAAAAGAAGTTGAGACAACCGTTATTTTTTAA
- a CDS encoding OmpA family protein: MKRLKLAVIALFALVTVSNVNAQDENNPWAVGFGLNNVDFYNTDDFSTQVKDLFGNSDWNVLPSISRISVDRYLDKGFSLQLAGSLNKIETLVEKNDSDFLYWGVDAIVKYDINNLIGETGWFDPYVYLGGGYTSVDSSGEGMLNAGIGFNTWFSDNLGLNFQTGTKKGFADKVRAHYQTTLGLVIQFGGKDTDGDGVYDKDDACPEVAGLKEFNGCPDADGDGIKDSDDACPNVAGLAAMNGCPDSDGDGVADKDDMCPNDKGTKANKGCPDSDGDGVINKNDKCPSVAGPVSNGGCPWPDTDGDGVLDKDDKCPSVAGPASNNGCPKPVITAEDETVVGEVAKSIFFNVGKSSFKPGVTDKLNEVVRVMNNNPQATFVIEGHTDSSGSAPLNLRLSEKRAIAVRDYLVKQGISTTRLEAIGYGEGEPIATNKTRAGRAQNRRVVIKVTNKK; the protein is encoded by the coding sequence ATGAAACGATTAAAATTAGCTGTGATAGCTTTGTTTGCGTTGGTAACAGTTAGCAACGTAAATGCACAAGACGAAAACAACCCTTGGGCTGTAGGTTTTGGATTAAACAATGTAGATTTTTATAATACTGATGACTTCAGTACTCAGGTTAAAGATTTATTTGGTAATAGCGACTGGAATGTATTACCATCCATCTCTAGAATCTCTGTAGATAGATATCTAGACAAAGGATTCTCTTTACAATTAGCTGGGTCTTTAAACAAAATTGAAACATTAGTTGAAAAAAACGATTCAGATTTCCTATACTGGGGGGTGGACGCTATCGTAAAGTACGACATTAACAATTTAATTGGAGAAACAGGTTGGTTCGATCCTTATGTATATTTAGGAGGAGGTTATACTTCTGTTGATTCAAGTGGAGAAGGTATGTTAAACGCAGGTATTGGTTTTAACACTTGGTTTAGCGATAACTTAGGTTTAAACTTCCAAACAGGAACCAAAAAAGGTTTTGCTGATAAAGTAAGAGCTCACTACCAAACTACTTTAGGTTTAGTAATTCAATTTGGTGGAAAAGATACAGATGGAGATGGAGTATATGACAAAGACGATGCTTGTCCAGAAGTTGCAGGTTTAAAAGAATTCAATGGTTGTCCTGATGCAGATGGAGATGGAATCAAAGATTCTGATGATGCTTGTCCTAACGTAGCTGGTTTAGCTGCAATGAACGGTTGTCCAGATTCTGATGGAGATGGAGTTGCAGATAAAGACGATATGTGTCCTAACGATAAAGGAACAAAAGCTAACAAAGGTTGTCCAGATTCTGATGGAGATGGTGTCATCAACAAAAACGACAAATGTCCTTCAGTTGCAGGTCCTGTGTCTAATGGAGGTTGCCCTTGGCCAGATACAGATGGAGATGGTGTTTTAGATAAAGACGATAAGTGCCCTTCTGTTGCAGGTCCAGCATCTAACAACGGATGTCCTAAGCCAGTAATTACTGCTGAAGATGAAACTGTTGTAGGAGAGGTTGCAAAATCAATTTTCTTTAACGTAGGTAAATCTTCTTTCAAACCAGGAGTTACTGATAAGTTAAACGAAGTAGTAAGAGTTATGAATAACAACCCGCAAGCTACTTTTGTAATTGAAGGTCACACAGATAGTTCAGGTTCTGCTCCATTAAACTTAAGATTGTCAGAAAAAAGAGCAATCGCTGTAAGAGACTACTTAGTAAAACAAGGAATTAGTACAACAAGATTAGAAGCAATTGGTTATGGAGAAGGAGAGCCAATCGCAACAAATAAAACAAGAGCTGGTAGAGCTCAAAACAGAAGAGTTGTTATTAAAGTAACAAACAAGAAATAA
- a CDS encoding F0F1 ATP synthase subunit epsilon, which translates to MFLEIVTPEAILFSSEVDAVSVPGVNGEFQMLDNHAPIVSILKEGVVKIHVHSQDHLVLDDLHGKLEQQIDDDKVITLAINSGTLELNDNKAIILAD; encoded by the coding sequence ATGTTTTTAGAAATTGTAACGCCAGAGGCGATTTTATTTTCATCAGAAGTAGATGCAGTATCTGTTCCTGGTGTAAATGGAGAATTTCAAATGTTAGATAATCACGCACCTATCGTTTCAATTTTAAAAGAAGGTGTTGTTAAAATTCATGTACATTCTCAAGACCATTTAGTTTTAGACGATTTGCATGGAAAATTAGAACAACAAATAGACGATGATAAAGTAATTACCTTAGCCATAAACTCTGGTACTTTAGAATTAAATGATAACAAAGCGATTATCTTAGCAGACTAA
- the dusB gene encoding tRNA dihydrouridine synthase DusB encodes MVKIGNIELPDFPLLLAPMEDVSDPPFRALCKENGADVVYTEFISSEGLIRDAAKSVMKLDIYEKERPVGIQIFGANLNSMLKTVEIVEKSNPDIIDINFGCPVKKVVSKGAGAGILKDIDLMVSLTEAMVKHTNLPITVKTRLGWDHDSIRIVEVAERLQDVGCAAISIHGRTRAQMYKGDADWQPIAEVKNNQRMHIPVFGNGDVTTPERAMEMRDKYGLDGAMIGRASIGYPWFFNEVKHFFKTGEYLAKPTIAQRVEMARRHLQMAIDWKGPVLGVFETRRHYTNYFKGIPHFKEYRMKMVTSDDAKDVFAAFDEVEAKFGNAIIPEYE; translated from the coding sequence TTGGTAAAAATAGGCAACATAGAATTACCCGATTTTCCACTTTTATTAGCACCCATGGAAGACGTTTCGGATCCACCATTTAGAGCTTTGTGCAAAGAAAATGGGGCAGATGTTGTTTATACAGAATTTATTTCTTCGGAAGGTTTAATTAGAGACGCTGCAAAAAGTGTTATGAAATTAGACATTTATGAAAAAGAACGTCCTGTTGGAATTCAAATTTTTGGTGCGAATTTAAATTCGATGTTAAAAACGGTAGAAATTGTCGAGAAATCGAATCCAGATATTATCGATATCAACTTTGGTTGCCCTGTAAAAAAAGTCGTTTCTAAAGGTGCTGGCGCAGGAATTTTAAAAGACATCGATTTAATGGTTTCGCTTACAGAAGCCATGGTAAAACACACAAATTTGCCCATTACTGTAAAAACACGTTTGGGCTGGGATCACGACTCCATTAGAATTGTAGAAGTTGCAGAACGTTTGCAAGATGTGGGCTGTGCAGCCATTTCTATTCATGGTAGAACGCGTGCACAAATGTATAAAGGAGATGCCGATTGGCAACCCATTGCAGAGGTAAAAAACAACCAAAGAATGCACATTCCTGTTTTTGGAAATGGTGATGTTACAACACCAGAAAGAGCTATGGAAATGCGCGATAAATATGGGTTAGATGGCGCTATGATTGGTAGAGCTTCTATTGGGTATCCTTGGTTTTTTAATGAAGTAAAACACTTTTTTAAAACTGGAGAATATTTGGCAAAACCTACAATTGCACAACGCGTAGAAATGGCAAGAAGACACTTACAAATGGCCATTGATTGGAAAGGACCTGTTTTGGGGGTTTTTGAAACCAGAAGGCATTACACCAATTACTTTAAAGGAATTCCGCATTTTAAAGAATATCGAATGAAAATGGTTACTTCAGACGATGCAAAAGATGTTTTTGCTGCTTTTGATGAAGTAGAAGCCAAATTTGGAAATGCGATTATTCCTGAATATGAGTAA
- a CDS encoding SMI1/KNR4 family protein, translating to MIIEFYLETNEKPTNTDLNDFETQIGKTLPDDYRQHMLDWNGGIVLQDSLEHINFPEHPDYGLSDLFPINHSTGTIETAMTALGSALPNNHIPIGRTRGGEQY from the coding sequence ATGATTATTGAATTTTATTTAGAAACAAACGAAAAACCCACAAACACAGATTTGAATGATTTTGAAACACAAATAGGCAAAACTTTGCCTGATGATTATAGACAACATATGCTTGATTGGAATGGAGGTATAGTACTTCAAGATAGTTTAGAACATATAAATTTTCCAGAACATCCAGATTATGGTTTATCAGATTTGTTCCCTATAAATCATAGTACAGGAACAATTGAAACTGCTATGACTGCTTTAGGTTCTGCTTTACCTAATAATCATATACCAATAGGTAGAACTAGAGGAGGGGAACAATATTAA
- a CDS encoding DUF4345 family protein, whose product MGIFENNYLKIAILTNIIFMLSLGFGRILSLFLDGTPIFVYIFGTFAELFLGFYGV is encoded by the coding sequence TTGGGTATTTTTGAAAATAATTATTTAAAGATTGCCATTCTTACCAACATTATTTTTATGTTAAGCCTAGGTTTTGGACGAATTTTAAGTTTGTTTTTAGATGGAACCCCAATTTTCGTTTATATTTTCGGCACTTTTGCTGAATTGTTTCTTGGGTTTTATGGAGTTTAG